The genomic window CATTGTCCGCAGCGATCGCCGCTAACTTAGCTTTGTCTCAGGATTTGTTCACTGCGGTAGAAAGCGCGAAAAGTTATGTTACTACTGCTTTGCAACACGCGTTGAATATTGGGAAAGGACAAGGGCCTGTAGGACATTTTTTTGCCCTTTGTGGCGAAAAGTAGGAGAAAGTTTAAAAATTTCTACATTTTTAGCAAAATAACGTTTAAATTGTGATGATTTCCAGTATGGTTGGGCATAGTCTTAAAGACTAGCTGTAGTTAGTTCCAAATCTAGCCATAGCGTGATATCTACCTATAAGCAAATTCATAAATGCGATCGCGCCCTACCCCCGAAGATCAAAACTTACCGCAACCTAATGTAGCCTACGCGCCCTCTATACCCGTCTCGGTGTATAAAGAATTAGCCATACAATTGCAAGCGTCTAAAGCGTTGTCTGAGGCTTTAAATGCTCAAAATCAGCAATTACTAAGACAAAATCAACAATTGCAACAAGAACTAAATAAAGCTATCGAGTCAGTTGTGTATTGGCGACAGATAAATAACGCTCAAAAAACTCCCGATCGTTCTTTCGAGCAAACCCAATCAGTTGACCATAATTCGTCGCCATCAGCTTATGGTTCATTACCTTTTCTCCCCAAACCTACCAAAATAGCTCCTGTAATTAGCGAACAAGAACAAGGGCGCTATCGTCGTCCATCGCCCGCAAGTGACGCAAAAATTAGCAGTTGGTCCTTGGCGATCGCGATTGGATTAATTATGGTGACAGCTTTTGGCGCAGGCTATTTTATGATGCGTCCTTTGGTGCGTAGTCGATAACTTTAGACAAATTGTATTAGTTGTTACGCATTGCTTACACGATTGAATGATATTTAAGTCCAAGAGTATTAAATAGGCTAGGACTAGCGCGTTTAATTTATCACAATTTGGATTAGAGAAATATTCTAGTATTGTACCGATGGAAATACTTGGTAAACTCTCATAATAAAGTGCTACACGCAGTAAGGAGTGAAGAAATTGAAAAAGGTTGAAGCTATTATCCGACCCTTCAAACTAGATGAAGTAAAAATTGCTCTAGTCAACGCTGGAATTGTGGGAATGACCGTTTCCGAAGTTCGGGGCTTTGGACGACAAAAAGGACAAACCGAACGCTATCGCGGTTCAGAATACACTGTTGAGTTTTTGCAAAAACTTAAAGTAGAAATTGTCGTTGAAGATAGTCAAGTAGATATGGTAGTCGATAAAGTAATTGCGGCAGCAAGAACTGGAGAAATCGGCGATGGCAAAATCTTTATTTCACCTGTAGAGCAAGTAATCCGTATTCGTACAGGGGAAAAGAATTTAGAAGCCGTGTAAGAAAAATGCCCCCCAACCCCCAATCTTGGGGGGCTAAAAACTTAGGCGCAAGGCTTGCAACTGGGGAATTAATTCCTGAAATGCTTGCCCGCGATGGCTGATTTCGTGTTTTACTTGTTTAGGCATTTCGGCAAAAGTCTGTTGATAAGTTGGGACGTAAAAAATCGGATCGTAACCAAAACCACTTGTCCCGCGAGGACTACCGAGAATTTCACCTTGACAAACTCCCACCGATTGCAAAGCAATTTCTCCATTAGGAGCGGAAATCGCTATAGCACAAACAAATTGTGCTTGCCTATCTGTGGTATCTCCTAACTCTGCGAGTAGGCGCGAAATCCGCTCAGAGTCAGTTTTGGCATAACGCGCCGAATAAATGCCCGGTGCGCCATTTAAAGCCATAACTTCTAAACCAGAATCATCGGCGATCGCATAGTTCCCAGTAGCAATGGCAATTTGAGAAGCTTTGAGACAAGCATTTTCGGCAAAAGTTGCCCCGGTTTCCTCAATTTCTAATTCATCGGGCTTTAGTTGCAATTCCCAATCTAACCCCGTCAAATAAGCTTGCATTTCCTGCAACTTACCAGAATTTCCCGTAGCGACTACAAGGGGTTTTTTCATATTATCCTGCCCACTGTTTCGCCCAAGCGAGAGTTTGATGTACTTGTTGAATGGTGGGGGCTTCGCAATATAGGCGCAAAACGGGTTCTGTACCGCTAAAGCGAATCATTAGCCAACTATCATCAGCTAAACGATATTTGTAGCCGTCAATGCTGAGACAATCTACCACCGATTTACCAGCTATTTCTTTAAGAGGCTGAGTTTGTAGTTGGTTTAATAGCCGACTACGCACGTCCATACTCGCTAAAGGCAAGTCAATGCGATCGTAAGCAGAATAGAAGTCTGTCCTAGCTTGCAAGCCCTTGTAGAGTTCGCTTAAGTCTTTTTCCTCCGCAGCAATTGCTTCTAGCAAATACAAAGCAGACAATAAACCATCGCGTTCGGGAATGTAGTCAGCAAAGCCAATTCCCCCCGATTCTTCACCGCCTAGCAAAACGTTACTTACTAGCATTCGGTCGGCTATGTACTTGTAACCAACAGGAGTTTCAAATATTGGCAAATTGTACATTTTGGCAACGTGGGAGATCAAATCAGAACCGCTAACAGTTCTGACAATTTCTCCAGTTAAACCGCGTTTTGAAGCTAAGTGTTGAATCAAAATCGGAATTAATATTTGGGAAGAAAGAAAATTTCCTTGCCCATCCACAGCAGCAATGCGATCGCCATCTCCATCAAATACAAAGCCCACCGCTATACTACCTGTGGCTTTAGAGCGGTTGTGAGTCCGCATCGTGCGAAATAACTTAGATAAGTAGCGGGGTAATGGTTCCGGCGCACCGCCACCAAATAACGGATCGCGACTACTATTTATTTCTTGTACGGGTACGTCCAATATCTGCGCCATTCCTCCGGCGGCGGCTCCGTGCATTACATCCACAAATACTGTTAACTTACCAGACGTAATGCTACTTCTAATTTTGTCTATATCTACTTTTTGGCTCAAAGTCTGGCAATAATTAGCCCAAGGCTCAAACATTTGCAGCGTTCCAGCTTTAGCCGGGGGAGAGGATGGGACAGACAATAATTCCTCAATTTGCTGCGTCACTTCTGGCGGTACAGAACCTCCAAAAGCACCTTTAACTTTTAGCCCCAAATAGCTACCAGGATTGTGACTTGCAGTGATCACCAACGCCCCTAGGGCGTTGTAATGCTTAACTGCCCAACTAAAAGCCGGAGTTGAGGCGTAGCCCCCAGCAAGTAGTACGTCAAAACCTGCGGCGACGACTGCATCGGCGGTTTTTTGGGCGAAAGTTTCTGCCATAAAGCGGCGATCGTAGCCCACAATAATCATGTTATTGTTAGCCGTTGCCCCATAAGTCTGTGACAACACTTTCGCCGCGATCGGCGCGACCAATTTTAAGCGATCAAAAGTAAAATCATCGCCAATTATTCCCCGCCAGCCATCTGTACCAAATTTGATTTCCTGTGTAGCTACTGGCATCCATTTTCCCCTACGTTTCTCAGGCAGGATTTTAACATTTTTGCAGCAATTAGCGCGGGTCAAATCTCTAGCAACTACTAGCTAAAAATTTCCTATCCTAGTCTAATACCCTCAATTAGCTTTTTTGAACTCCTCAATCAATCTGCACTTAAAGCGCGATCGCATTTCTCCTTTCTCTTCATCGATGCCTTTGACGGCAAAGTTTTTTGTTAAGAAATGTTGCAATATTTCTCCAGCTTCCGAAAAAAAAAGCTGTGCTTCTGAGTAATAGCTTGTAACCAAAATCTTAAGTTGGAAATCTGCGGTTACAGATAAATCAGCTATTTTATAGCGAGTCTTTTGATCGTTTTGTTGTTCTTGTCCTTTGATATTTAGGAATAAGTCATGCCACTAAGTCTTAACAGTAATTTTGAACCAATCGACCAAAATCAACCAATTTATCAAGATTTTCTGGAGGATCTTCAGGGAAATATTCTCAATGGACATGG from Synechocystis sp. PCC 7509 includes these protein-coding regions:
- a CDS encoding phosphoglucomutase/phosphomannomutase family protein; translation: MPVATQEIKFGTDGWRGIIGDDFTFDRLKLVAPIAAKVLSQTYGATANNNMIIVGYDRRFMAETFAQKTADAVVAAGFDVLLAGGYASTPAFSWAVKHYNALGALVITASHNPGSYLGLKVKGAFGGSVPPEVTQQIEELLSVPSSPPAKAGTLQMFEPWANYCQTLSQKVDIDKIRSSITSGKLTVFVDVMHGAAAGGMAQILDVPVQEINSSRDPLFGGGAPEPLPRYLSKLFRTMRTHNRSKATGSIAVGFVFDGDGDRIAAVDGQGNFLSSQILIPILIQHLASKRGLTGEIVRTVSGSDLISHVAKMYNLPIFETPVGYKYIADRMLVSNVLLGGEESGGIGFADYIPERDGLLSALYLLEAIAAEEKDLSELYKGLQARTDFYSAYDRIDLPLASMDVRSRLLNQLQTQPLKEIAGKSVVDCLSIDGYKYRLADDSWLMIRFSGTEPVLRLYCEAPTIQQVHQTLAWAKQWAG
- a CDS encoding P-II family nitrogen regulator, which gives rise to MKKVEAIIRPFKLDEVKIALVNAGIVGMTVSEVRGFGRQKGQTERYRGSEYTVEFLQKLKVEIVVEDSQVDMVVDKVIAAARTGEIGDGKIFISPVEQVIRIRTGEKNLEAV
- the rdgB gene encoding RdgB/HAM1 family non-canonical purine NTP pyrophosphatase; its protein translation is MKKPLVVATGNSGKLQEMQAYLTGLDWELQLKPDELEIEETGATFAENACLKASQIAIATGNYAIADDSGLEVMALNGAPGIYSARYAKTDSERISRLLAELGDTTDRQAQFVCAIAISAPNGEIALQSVGVCQGEILGSPRGTSGFGYDPIFYVPTYQQTFAEMPKQVKHEISHRGQAFQELIPQLQALRLSF